The sequence below is a genomic window from Brooklawnia cerclae.
GGGAGACGATCTCGACCGCCTCCCGGTCGTCGTTCACACGCTCGATGAGAGGGAAGAGCGTCTTGCGGGCTTCACTCGCACTGATCGACATCTGAGTACCTCCTCGATCGCGGCACGTACCACTTTATGGTACGACACTACAAAGAGCCGGGCCGGCGTCAGGGGCATCGGTGCGACGAAGCCGCCGCGGCGGCACGCCGATCGACACCGCGAGCTTGTTCTGCGTGATGCCGAACCCCTCGATGAGCACTATGAGCGGACGCGAGCGACGCGATTCGTAAGGCCGCCGCCACGCCCGTCCTGGAGTCACGGACCGAGTAGTGCAAGCGGGACGACCCCGATGCCATCCGGGCGCCGATAGGCGAACGGCCCGGTCGTGACAACAATCGCATCAAGAAGACCGGCGCCAAGCTCCTCACCCAGCCAGCGCAGATGCTTCACGTCCCGATCGTCGATCGACGAGGCCAGTTTCACCTCCACAGCGAGCACACGAATCATACGATCAGCAGAGGATCTAGCCGTCAGTTAGCAGGCTTCGAATCAATCAAGTAGCAGCATACGCTGAGCTACCTCGCTACACGTTGAACCTGAACTCCACGACGTCCCCGTCTCGCATGACGTAGTCCTTGCCCTCGAGCCGCACCTTGCCGGCCTCACGGCACTCCTTCATGCCGCCGAACTCGACCAGGTCGTCGTAGCTGACGATCTCGGCCTTGATGAAGCCCTTCTGGAAGTCGGTGTGGATGACGCCCGCCGCCTGCGGGGCGGTCCAGCCCTGGTGGATCGTCCACGCCCGGGACTCCTTGGGGCCCGCGGTCAGGAAGCTCTGCAGCCCCAGGGTGTGGTAGCCGACACGGGCGAGCTTGTCGAGTCCGGGTTCGGCGACACCGGCCTCGGCCAGGAACTCGCGGGCCTCGTCCTCGTCCATCTCGACCAGCTCCGACTCGAACTTCGCGTCGAGGAAGATCGCCTCTGCGGGAGCGACGACCTCGGCCAGCCGGGCGCGCAGGGCATCGTCCGCCAACTGGTCCTGGTCGAGGTTGAACACGTAGATATAGGGCTTGGCGGTGAGCAGGAAGAGCTCGTGCAGCGGTTCGGGGTCGAGCCCGGCCTGGAAAACGCCCTGGCCCTCGGCCAGCACTTCCTGGGCCTTGACCCAGGCCTCGTACCTCGGCCGGGACTCCTTCTTGATCTTCGCCTCCTTCTCCAGCCGGGGAAGGGCCTTCTCCAGGGTCTGGAGGTCGGCGAGGATCAGCTCTGTGCGGATCGTCTCGATGTCGGACGCGGGGTTGACCCGCCCGTCCACGTGGGTGACGTCGTCGTCGGTGAACACCCTGGTCACCTGGCAGATGGCATCGGCCTCGCGAATGTTGGCGAGGAAGGCGTTGCCCATGCCCTCGCCCTGCGAGGCACCCTTGACGATCCCGGCGATGTCGACGAAACTGACCGTGGCCGGCACCAGCCGCTGCGAGTCGAACATCGCGCCGAGCACCGCGAGCCGCGAGTCGGGGACGCCGACGACCCCCACATTCGGCTCGATCGTCGCGAACGGGTAGTTCGCCGCGAGCACGTCGTTGCGGGTAAGGGCATTGAACAAGGTGGACTTGCCCGCGTTGGGGAGCCCGACGATACCGATGGTGAGTGCCACGGCGCACCACCCTACCGCCTGTCGGCGGATGCGTCGGGTCCGAACTCCGCCCCGCGGTGGGCTGGCCGACTACGCCAAGCGCCACCGTGGATGGATGCCCCTGCTCCTCGTGCGTGCAACC
It includes:
- the ychF gene encoding redox-regulated ATPase YchF, which codes for MALTIGIVGLPNAGKSTLFNALTRNDVLAANYPFATIEPNVGVVGVPDSRLAVLGAMFDSQRLVPATVSFVDIAGIVKGASQGEGMGNAFLANIREADAICQVTRVFTDDDVTHVDGRVNPASDIETIRTELILADLQTLEKALPRLEKEAKIKKESRPRYEAWVKAQEVLAEGQGVFQAGLDPEPLHELFLLTAKPYIYVFNLDQDQLADDALRARLAEVVAPAEAIFLDAKFESELVEMDEDEAREFLAEAGVAEPGLDKLARVGYHTLGLQSFLTAGPKESRAWTIHQGWTAPQAAGVIHTDFQKGFIKAEIVSYDDLVEFGGMKECREAGKVRLEGKDYVMRDGDVVEFRFNV